In the genome of Bacteroidota bacterium, one region contains:
- the rplM gene encoding 50S ribosomal protein L13, with translation MDTLSYKTVSANKATVTKEWVLINAENEVVGRLASKAAKLLRGKYKANFTPHVDCGDNVIIINAEKITLSGKKWTDKEYVRHTGYPGGQRTTTPLELMAKKPTAIVEKAIKGMLPKNKLADAIFRNLYVYAGSEHPHEAQKPKEIKLNSIK, from the coding sequence ATGGATACATTAAGTTATAAAACAGTAAGTGCGAACAAAGCTACAGTTACTAAAGAATGGGTTTTGATTAACGCTGAAAACGAAGTGGTTGGCCGATTAGCTTCAAAAGCTGCCAAATTGTTAAGAGGTAAATACAAAGCAAACTTTACACCCCATGTCGACTGTGGAGATAATGTTATTATTATCAACGCTGAAAAAATTACCCTAAGCGGTAAAAAATGGACAGATAAAGAATATGTGAGACATACCGGCTATCCAGGTGGACAAAGAACAACCACTCCACTTGAATTGATGGCAAAAAAACCCACAGCTATTGTCGAGAAAGCTATCAAAGGTATGCTTCCAAAAAATAAGCTTGCAGATGCTATTTTTAGGAATTTATATGTATATGCAGGATCAGAACATCCGCATGAGGCTCAGAAACCAAAAGAAATAAAATTAAATTCAATTAAATAA
- a CDS encoding ATP-binding cassette domain-containing protein, which produces MTIFVEHLGKNYGELQALNKLNFNIGTGEIVGLLGANGAGKSTLLKILSCLISPDSGKVNICGFDVETQALDVKRNIGYLPESNPLYPNMFIREYLEFSAGFYHLGRLKKSRINEMIEITGLKDHLSKRIGILSKGLKQRVGLSQALLHDPKVLILDEPTSGLDPNQIVEIRKLILSLGINKTILFTSHIIQEVEAICERVIILDEGKIIADGLTSNLALGNGKNNIVNVQFNADIDEEDLLAIGRIKRIQHLKNFEWLIECEENVDIRKDLMAFAMKHNLIILSLNQESNKLERVFHELTRKK; this is translated from the coding sequence ATGACAATATTTGTTGAGCACTTAGGGAAAAATTACGGAGAATTACAGGCTTTAAATAAACTGAATTTCAACATTGGAACCGGCGAAATTGTTGGGCTTTTAGGAGCCAATGGAGCAGGGAAATCAACTTTGCTCAAAATTTTAAGTTGTTTGATTAGTCCCGATTCAGGTAAGGTAAATATTTGTGGTTTTGATGTAGAAACCCAAGCTCTGGATGTAAAAAGAAATATTGGATATTTGCCAGAAAGCAATCCGCTATATCCCAATATGTTTATTAGGGAATATTTAGAATTTTCGGCTGGATTTTATCATTTGGGTAGACTTAAAAAAAGTCGAATAAACGAGATGATTGAAATAACGGGTTTGAAGGATCATCTAAGTAAAAGGATTGGGATACTTTCAAAGGGACTTAAGCAAAGGGTTGGTTTGTCGCAGGCATTATTGCATGATCCAAAGGTGTTGATTCTTGATGAGCCGACTTCCGGTTTAGATCCAAACCAAATAGTAGAAATCCGCAAACTTATTTTATCATTGGGAATAAACAAAACAATTCTATTCACATCACATATTATTCAGGAGGTTGAGGCTATATGTGAAAGGGTGATTATTTTGGATGAAGGTAAAATAATTGCAGATGGTCTAACTTCAAACCTTGCGTTGGGTAATGGAAAGAACAATATTGTTAACGTTCAGTTTAATGCCGATATTGATGAGGAAGATTTATTGGCAATTGGAAGGATCAAGCGAATCCAGCATCTTAAAAATTTCGAATGGCTCATTGAATGTGAAGAAAATGTTGATATAAGAAAAGATTTAATGGCATTCGCAATGAAGCATAACCTTATTATACTATCGCTTAATCAGGAATCTAATAAGCTGGAAAGAGTATTTCATGAATTAACAAGAAAGAAGTAA
- a CDS encoding T9SS type A sorting domain-containing protein, producing MRKLLLFLIFSGIFIFGSYGQEIQVFNSQNIQIPNNSVIQVYGNPTDMQIRSLFGIKNSSLKEISLSVTKEVIQSADGSDNSFYWGSKIEKNETPTYSLNLEPNQLIEDFSTVYNPNFSKETSLIKYSFFDVNNPHIATTITIEYITNGINESARVNSELALSDAYPNPAESMVYFDYTIPTNILEAKIIIRTLLGSIVAESYLKGSHGKATINVDELIDGIYFYSLVVGSDIKFTKKLIVKH from the coding sequence ATGAGAAAACTCCTACTCTTCCTAATCTTCTCGGGTATATTTATTTTTGGTTCATACGGACAGGAAATTCAAGTTTTTAATTCGCAAAACATTCAAATCCCGAACAATTCTGTTATTCAGGTTTATGGCAACCCTACGGATATGCAGATCAGATCCTTATTTGGAATCAAAAACTCAAGTCTGAAGGAAATTTCTTTAAGTGTTACCAAAGAAGTAATACAAAGCGCAGATGGAAGTGATAATTCTTTTTATTGGGGTTCAAAGATTGAAAAAAATGAAACGCCAACCTATTCATTAAATTTGGAACCAAATCAGTTAATTGAAGATTTTTCTACTGTTTATAATCCAAATTTCAGTAAAGAGACGAGCTTAATAAAATATTCATTCTTTGATGTCAATAACCCTCACATAGCAACAACAATAACTATCGAGTATATTACCAATGGAATTAATGAATCAGCTAGGGTTAATTCAGAATTGGCTCTTTCTGACGCCTATCCAAATCCTGCCGAATCAATGGTATATTTCGACTATACCATACCGACGAATATTTTAGAAGCGAAAATAATTATTCGCACTTTATTAGGCTCGATCGTCGCGGAATCCTATCTTAAAGGGAGCCATGGAAAAGCAACCATTAATGTTGATGAACTCATTGATGGGATTTACTTCTACTCACTGGTGGTGGGCTCGGATATCAAGTTCACAAAAAAGCTAATAGTAAAACATTAA
- the metK gene encoding methionine adenosyltransferase — protein sequence MNYLFTSESVSEGHPDKVADQISDALLDEMLRFDPESKVACETLVTTGLVVCSGEVKTRGYVDVQTIVRRVIKDIGYTEAAYRFDYNSCGIISAIHEQSPDINQGVVRTKKEDQGAGDQGMMFGYATTEVDNYMPLPIELAHRFLQELAEIRREGKRMKYLRPDSKSQITIEYSESGKPLRIDTIVISTQHDDFNEEVVMLAKIREDVEKILIPRVKNSLPNRIKKLFKNDFKLFVNPTGKFVIGGPHGDTGLTGRKIIVDTYGGRGAHGGGAFSGKDASKVDRSAAYAARHMAKNMVAAGVADEALIQVAYAIGVAQPVGLFVNTYNSSKLKNKDGKRIKDGEIAKILSEVFDLRPYAIVERFGLKNPIFEATASYGHFGRDHYAKEVEVYYEDEQTIKRGDLFFKQVEFFAWEKLDYVDRIKKAFNI from the coding sequence ATGAATTATTTATTTACTTCAGAATCTGTTTCAGAAGGACATCCGGATAAAGTCGCTGATCAAATTTCTGATGCTTTATTAGATGAGATGCTTCGTTTTGACCCAGAATCAAAAGTAGCATGTGAAACACTTGTAACCACCGGACTAGTAGTCTGTAGTGGTGAGGTTAAAACTCGCGGATATGTGGATGTTCAGACCATTGTAAGAAGGGTAATTAAAGATATTGGATATACAGAAGCAGCTTATCGGTTTGATTATAATTCATGTGGGATTATTTCTGCAATACATGAGCAATCTCCTGACATCAACCAAGGTGTTGTTCGAACAAAAAAGGAGGATCAGGGAGCTGGTGATCAGGGAATGATGTTTGGCTATGCTACAACTGAGGTAGATAATTATATGCCATTACCCATCGAATTAGCGCACAGATTCCTGCAAGAATTAGCTGAGATACGCAGAGAAGGTAAGAGGATGAAATATCTCAGACCAGATTCAAAATCACAGATTACAATCGAATATAGTGAGTCGGGAAAACCATTGCGAATTGACACCATAGTGATCTCTACTCAACATGATGACTTTAACGAAGAAGTTGTCATGCTCGCTAAAATCAGAGAGGATGTCGAAAAAATATTAATTCCAAGGGTGAAAAATTCATTACCTAACAGGATTAAAAAATTGTTTAAAAATGATTTTAAGCTTTTTGTTAATCCAACAGGTAAGTTTGTAATTGGTGGCCCTCATGGTGATACAGGTTTAACCGGCCGAAAAATCATAGTTGATACCTACGGTGGCAGAGGGGCTCACGGAGGAGGTGCTTTTTCGGGTAAAGATGCTTCAAAAGTTGATCGATCAGCTGCTTATGCCGCACGTCATATGGCTAAGAATATGGTTGCTGCTGGAGTTGCTGATGAAGCGCTTATTCAAGTGGCATACGCTATTGGAGTTGCACAACCGGTTGGTTTGTTTGTGAATACCTACAATTCATCAAAATTAAAGAATAAAGATGGTAAAAGAATTAAGGATGGAGAGATCGCGAAAATACTAAGTGAAGTTTTTGATCTCAGACCTTATGCCATTGTGGAACGATTCGGATTAAAGAACCCTATTTTTGAAGCAACTGCCTCCTATGGTCATTTTGGTCGTGATCATTATGCTAAAGAAGTCGAGGTCTATTACGAAGATGAGCAAACTATAAAACGTGGTGATCTATTCTTTAAGCAAGTAGAATTTTTTGCTTGGGAGAAACTGGACTATGTCGATCGAATTAAGAAAGCATTCAATATCTAA